A DNA window from Candidatus Protochlamydia naegleriophila contains the following coding sequences:
- a CDS encoding ceramidase domain-containing protein gives MVSKQTTIILLFTAAIMIMAIGLWLNPIPQPQAYHNFADQRTVLAIANGLNVISNLPFVLAGMWGLYILSFPTKIGFVDKREKWPWIGVSIGLMLTGIGSSYYHLMPDNSRLVWDRLPMTITFMSLVAALLCERINLRLGLCLWPFLIAIGFIAVFMWKASEWRGASDLRFYIGLQIFTIVVMLIMLFAPSPYTRTRDLAIVAVCYGLAIGFERMDHPIYTFSGGIISGHTLKHLTAGLAGAWLIRMIWKRKIVKTLPIRKNHA, from the coding sequence TTGGTTTCTAAACAAACGACCATTATTCTTCTTTTTACGGCCGCGATAATGATCATGGCAATTGGATTATGGCTTAATCCAATCCCTCAGCCTCAGGCCTATCACAACTTTGCCGATCAACGCACAGTACTAGCTATCGCAAATGGCCTGAATGTTATTTCGAATCTTCCTTTTGTCCTTGCCGGAATGTGGGGGCTCTATATCCTTTCCTTTCCGACTAAAATAGGTTTCGTTGACAAGCGCGAAAAATGGCCTTGGATTGGCGTATCAATTGGCCTGATGCTAACAGGTATAGGATCCAGCTACTATCACCTAATGCCCGACAATTCGCGGCTTGTTTGGGATCGCTTACCAATGACCATTACTTTCATGTCTTTGGTCGCGGCTCTTTTGTGCGAACGCATTAACCTACGCCTAGGCTTATGTTTGTGGCCTTTCTTAATTGCCATTGGGTTCATAGCCGTTTTTATGTGGAAAGCAAGCGAATGGCGCGGAGCAAGTGACTTGCGTTTTTATATAGGTTTACAAATCTTCACCATCGTGGTGATGCTAATCATGCTTTTTGCTCCCTCTCCCTACACGCGGACGCGGGACCTTGCCATTGTCGCTGTGTGCTATGGATTAGCCATAGGTTTTGAAAGAATGGATCATCCGATCTACACATTCAGCGGAGGCATAATAAGCGGACATACGTTAAAGCATTTAACCGCTGGACTGGCTGGAGCCTGGCTCATCCGGATGATCTGGAAACGGAAAATTGTTAAAACATTGCCAATAAGGAAAAATCACGCATGA
- a CDS encoding alpha/beta hydrolase translates to MKFLSRRLLWCTVLVALLCFGLIAARYINENLVGLGPIPTRSAFAGRLPSLEGDPHHFQFFYATNRANTEDTFNAQGNQLGDTIATGTFDVRISPYLAIKPFVWFDSESIKWLARNDLQKNTFVPMLRQAVQASPQKSLLIIVWGFRDWFQSAALKTAYTAYALDINTPVLLFDWPGNQGEGTRGYAASRVMATRSGQDLGQTLARAIQETGAERIWLMGSSLGCQTICDSLKWLASQPELLEGKTKIDHVVLSAPDVSANAFDETFSHQIQSVSKHLTAYVSSNDRALLMSQWLNGSRRLGRTAEISIPPEDRVGEYEFEEALELLDLQAKGARNISIIDATPINTLRNLHHFFTDSPVFFDDLYQRLLQPDDIVNRRLHTVHNRTQGMTYWILWND, encoded by the coding sequence ATGAAATTTCTGTCTCGCCGTTTATTGTGGTGTACTGTTCTTGTGGCTTTACTTTGTTTTGGCCTGATCGCAGCCCGCTATATCAATGAAAACTTAGTCGGTTTAGGTCCAATCCCCACTCGATCTGCCTTTGCAGGCCGCCTGCCCAGTTTAGAGGGAGATCCTCATCACTTCCAATTTTTTTACGCAACTAACCGTGCCAATACAGAAGACACCTTTAATGCACAAGGGAATCAATTAGGCGACACGATTGCCACTGGAACATTCGACGTACGCATTTCGCCCTATCTTGCGATCAAGCCTTTTGTGTGGTTCGACTCCGAGAGTATCAAATGGTTGGCAAGAAACGATCTTCAAAAAAACACGTTTGTTCCGATGCTTCGTCAAGCCGTCCAAGCCTCTCCTCAAAAATCGCTCTTAATTATCGTATGGGGATTTAGAGACTGGTTCCAGTCTGCAGCCTTAAAGACTGCTTATACAGCCTATGCCTTAGACATCAATACCCCTGTCCTTTTATTTGACTGGCCTGGCAATCAGGGTGAGGGAACGCGCGGATATGCTGCTTCACGAGTCATGGCAACGCGCTCTGGCCAGGATTTAGGGCAGACTCTGGCAAGAGCCATCCAAGAAACAGGGGCTGAACGCATTTGGCTAATGGGGAGTAGCCTTGGGTGCCAAACCATTTGTGACTCTCTCAAGTGGCTTGCAAGCCAACCAGAATTGTTGGAAGGAAAAACCAAAATCGACCACGTTGTTTTATCTGCACCTGATGTTTCCGCAAATGCCTTCGATGAAACATTCTCTCATCAAATTCAAAGTGTATCGAAACATTTAACAGCCTATGTGTCTTCAAATGATCGTGCCTTGCTCATGAGCCAATGGCTCAATGGCAGCAGACGTTTGGGACGAACAGCAGAGATCTCAATTCCTCCCGAAGACAGAGTCGGAGAATATGAATTTGAAGAAGCATTAGAGCTACTCGATTTACAAGCTAAGGGAGCTAGAAACATCTCGATTATCGATGCTACCCCCATCAACACCTTGCGAAATTTGCACCATTTTTTTACCGATTCACCCGTATTTTTCGACGATCTCTATCAACGCCTGCTACAACCAGACGATATCGTTAACCGCCGTCTTCACACGGTCCACAATAGGACTCAAGGCATGACTTACTGGATATTGTGGAATGATTGA
- a CDS encoding aminoglycoside phosphotransferase family protein, producing the protein MQKQVFRWGHKQLIIDAALVRYLVATQFPQWKDLPVLPVAFSGWDNRTFHLGDQMLVRMPSAAEYAFQVEKEQYWLPKLAPLLPLAVPEPLVIGEPADDYPWKWSIYRWIEGTCAANAPIADLCEFAATLSQFLAALQRIDAADGPLAGAHSFYRGGSLAIYDAEVQHAIDSLKGSIDRDTATEVWQIALSTIWKKDPVWVHGDVSAGNLLVKEGRLSAVIDFGQLSVGDPACDLVIAWTLFEGKSRKIFRSALPVDSATWSRGRAWALWKALITAAGLSNPLNAEARGCWRIIHEVLADHKNN; encoded by the coding sequence TTGCAAAAACAGGTATTCAGATGGGGGCATAAACAATTGATTATAGACGCTGCACTTGTACGCTATTTGGTGGCTACCCAGTTTCCACAATGGAAAGATCTTCCTGTCTTGCCTGTCGCCTTCAGTGGGTGGGATAATCGAACATTTCACTTAGGAGATCAGATGCTTGTACGCATGCCGAGTGCTGCAGAGTATGCTTTTCAAGTGGAAAAAGAACAGTATTGGCTGCCTAAGTTGGCTCCTCTGCTTCCCCTTGCCGTACCAGAGCCTTTGGTTATTGGAGAACCAGCCGATGATTATCCCTGGAAATGGTCTATTTACCGCTGGATAGAGGGGACCTGTGCTGCTAACGCTCCTATAGCAGATCTTTGCGAGTTTGCTGCAACCCTGTCCCAATTTCTCGCGGCGTTGCAGCGGATCGACGCTGCAGATGGACCTTTGGCCGGAGCACACAGCTTCTATCGAGGAGGATCGCTTGCGATTTACGATGCTGAGGTACAGCATGCGATCGATTCTTTAAAAGGTAGCATCGATAGGGATACTGCAACTGAAGTCTGGCAAATAGCTCTTTCAACCATTTGGAAGAAGGATCCAGTATGGGTTCATGGAGATGTCAGTGCGGGTAATTTACTGGTGAAAGAAGGGCGATTGAGTGCTGTCATCGATTTTGGGCAGCTGTCGGTTGGAGACCCGGCTTGCGATCTAGTCATTGCCTGGACGCTATTCGAAGGTAAAAGCCGGAAGATATTTCGCAGTGCACTTCCTGTCGACTCTGCTACATGGTCCCGTGGACGTGCCTGGGCCTTGTGGAAGGCTTTGATTACTGCAGCCGGCCTTAGTAATCCACTGAATGCAGAGGCTAGGGGGTGCTGGCGCATTATCCATGAAGTGCTTGCAGATCATAAAAATAATTAG
- a CDS encoding glucose 1-dehydrogenase codes for MSKKLTGKVAIVTGASKGIGAAIAKHLAAEGASVTVNYATSKESADRVVESIERDGGKAIAIQANIAQPADIQKLFTTTLKTFGRVDILINNAGVYEFGSLESVTPDSFHRIFDLNVLGLILASQEAAKHFGSNGGSIVNISSVSSTLTFPETTVYSASKAAVDAITKCLSKELGPRKIRVNAINPGMVETEGVHAAGIDTSDFRKQVETQAPLGRIGQPEDIAPAVVFLTSDEASWITGETLFISGGLQ; via the coding sequence ATGTCTAAGAAATTAACCGGAAAAGTGGCTATCGTAACTGGCGCCTCCAAAGGTATTGGAGCTGCAATTGCCAAGCATCTGGCTGCAGAGGGTGCATCCGTCACTGTCAATTATGCGACAAGCAAAGAGAGTGCAGATCGCGTAGTAGAAAGCATTGAAAGAGACGGAGGTAAAGCTATTGCCATTCAGGCCAATATCGCTCAGCCAGCCGACATTCAAAAACTATTTACCACTACTTTAAAGACATTTGGACGAGTTGATATCTTGATTAATAACGCCGGCGTCTATGAATTTGGCTCCTTAGAAAGCGTCACTCCTGACTCTTTTCACAGAATATTCGATCTGAACGTGCTTGGATTAATTTTAGCCTCACAGGAAGCCGCCAAGCATTTTGGATCAAATGGCGGCAGCATTGTAAATATTAGCTCCGTTTCGAGCACATTGACCTTTCCAGAAACCACTGTTTACAGTGCCTCAAAAGCAGCCGTGGATGCCATTACTAAGTGCTTAAGTAAAGAGTTGGGGCCCCGTAAGATTCGCGTAAATGCCATCAATCCCGGCATGGTAGAAACCGAAGGTGTGCATGCAGCAGGAATCGACACAAGTGATTTTCGCAAGCAAGTAGAGACGCAAGCACCGCTTGGCAGAATCGGCCAGCCAGAAGATATTGCGCCGGCCGTCGTCTTTCTAACCTCAGATGAAGCTTCCTGGATTACAGGAGAGACTCTCTTCATTTCCGGAGGGCTCCAATAG
- a CDS encoding phytanoyl-CoA dioxygenase family protein — MDQGTARGFRSLLLLALYVLIAWQSQVIASSSHNVLTPQQKTFFQDNGFLVVENFAASGVCEALKKRASELVSTCNFLELALIHAGQPKPFSWENYYLGKGEKLCFFFEEQAFQFSHPEQLDKARHIKKISYVLHESDPFFKEFSYQPKIMQILNELGWEDPHLLQSMYLFKQPHIGSAVACHQDSTFIHTQPESLIGFWFALEEATIENGCLWVLPGAHLTGLKYKMLKTKEGEIIYDIYDETPWPLAEMIPLEVAKGSLVVMHGHLPHLSRENRSEQSRQAYALHIIDGKSAYLPSNWLPLKSAEGRLP; from the coding sequence ATGGATCAAGGAACAGCTCGAGGCTTCAGGTCTCTTTTATTACTGGCTTTGTACGTGCTTATCGCCTGGCAAAGCCAGGTGATAGCTTCTTCTTCACACAATGTTTTGACTCCCCAACAAAAGACTTTTTTTCAAGACAATGGCTTTTTAGTGGTTGAAAATTTTGCTGCAAGCGGGGTATGCGAGGCATTAAAAAAAAGAGCTTCGGAGCTTGTTTCTACATGCAATTTTTTGGAATTAGCCTTGATCCATGCAGGCCAACCTAAGCCCTTCTCATGGGAAAACTATTACTTGGGTAAGGGAGAAAAACTATGCTTTTTCTTTGAAGAGCAGGCGTTTCAGTTTTCCCATCCCGAACAGCTTGATAAAGCCAGGCACATCAAAAAAATAAGCTATGTCTTGCATGAGAGCGACCCGTTCTTTAAAGAGTTTTCCTATCAGCCTAAAATAATGCAGATTCTTAACGAGCTGGGATGGGAAGATCCACATCTGCTTCAATCGATGTATTTGTTTAAGCAGCCCCATATAGGTAGTGCGGTTGCTTGCCATCAAGATAGTACCTTTATCCATACACAGCCTGAGTCGTTGATTGGGTTTTGGTTTGCTTTAGAAGAAGCTACGATTGAAAATGGGTGTTTGTGGGTATTGCCGGGCGCCCATCTCACTGGATTGAAATATAAAATGCTCAAGACAAAAGAAGGGGAGATTATCTACGATATTTACGATGAAACCCCGTGGCCCCTTGCCGAAATGATTCCATTAGAAGTCGCTAAAGGAAGTCTAGTCGTCATGCACGGACATTTGCCCCACTTGAGCCGGGAAAATCGCTCTGAGCAATCCCGCCAAGCATACGCTTTGCATATAATTGATGGCAAAAGCGCTTATTTGCCATCTAACTGGTTGCCATTAAAATCGGCTGAGGGGCGTCTACCATAG
- a CDS encoding PhoH family protein: protein MAHKTFVIDTNVFLIDPASLMKFPRNHVVIPVAVLEELDKMKRLPNELGKNARETIRILDSLKKIGKGNLHTGVKLDNGATVKIQLEVKTDYKYNFELTINDNRILMAAYLLQELGEKVVFVSKDFAARLKAEALGIEAEDYENFKYSYEAVYRGIHRIEMPKHEIDLFYKDGKLPLPHLKTEPHPNEYFVMTSPENSSAIGKYDPVHKSVDSLLKPTQLWGIKPRNVEQRCAMDLLLRDDIKLVTLMGPAGTGKTILALACGLRKVFDEGVYSRILVTRPIVPLGRDIGYLPGTKEEKLFHWMQPIYDNLEYLCASTGSESNETLKWVMDSKKIEMEAVTYIRGRTLPKMFMIIDEAQNLTPHEVKTIISRAGEGTKVVLAGDPTQIDNPYLDKDSNGLTFTVGRFLDQKIYGHIFLDKTERSELAALAAEVM, encoded by the coding sequence GTGGCGCACAAGACATTTGTTATCGATACCAATGTGTTCTTAATAGATCCTGCTTCGCTGATGAAGTTTCCTCGCAATCATGTAGTCATTCCTGTCGCAGTTTTAGAAGAACTCGATAAGATGAAGCGTTTGCCCAACGAGCTTGGAAAAAATGCTCGCGAAACGATTCGCATCTTGGACTCGTTGAAAAAAATCGGAAAGGGCAATCTACATACTGGTGTTAAGCTGGATAATGGGGCTACGGTTAAGATCCAGCTCGAGGTTAAGACGGACTATAAGTATAACTTTGAGCTTACGATCAACGACAATCGCATTTTGATGGCAGCCTATCTTTTGCAAGAACTTGGCGAAAAGGTTGTTTTTGTATCCAAAGATTTTGCCGCACGCTTAAAGGCTGAAGCGCTTGGGATTGAGGCTGAAGATTATGAGAACTTTAAGTACTCCTACGAAGCGGTCTATCGAGGCATTCATCGCATTGAAATGCCAAAGCATGAGATCGATTTATTCTACAAAGATGGAAAGCTTCCCCTTCCACATTTAAAGACGGAGCCCCATCCAAATGAATATTTTGTGATGACTTCTCCAGAAAATTCATCGGCGATTGGAAAGTATGATCCCGTTCATAAGAGCGTCGATTCTCTTTTAAAGCCGACTCAGCTGTGGGGAATTAAACCGCGCAATGTTGAGCAGCGGTGTGCGATGGATCTCCTTTTACGCGACGATATCAAGCTTGTGACCTTAATGGGGCCTGCTGGAACGGGGAAAACAATTTTAGCCTTAGCTTGCGGCTTGCGCAAAGTATTTGACGAAGGAGTGTATTCTCGCATTCTCGTCACGCGTCCCATTGTTCCACTCGGGCGTGACATTGGCTATCTTCCTGGAACCAAAGAAGAAAAGCTGTTTCACTGGATGCAGCCCATTTACGACAATTTAGAATACCTCTGCGCATCGACCGGAAGCGAATCAAATGAGACTCTCAAGTGGGTCATGGATAGTAAAAAAATTGAAATGGAAGCCGTGACTTATATTCGTGGAAGAACGCTTCCTAAAATGTTCATGATTATTGACGAGGCCCAAAACTTGACGCCTCATGAAGTCAAAACGATTATTTCTCGGGCTGGAGAGGGAACGAAAGTCGTTTTAGCTGGTGATCCAACCCAAATCGACAATCCTTATCTCGATAAGGACTCTAATGGATTGACATTTACCGTCGGTCGCTTTTTAGACCAAAAAATATACGGTCATATTTTCTTAGATAAAACAGAGCGTTCAGAATTGGCCGCCTTGGCCGCTGAAGTGATGTAA
- a CDS encoding SH3 domain-containing protein, with amino-acid sequence MMRKAPPSLLTVLSLLLPLSSLTAEGKAEAPAIHSTSPAEKVAPKASSYDAFTGKITKNKVRLRLQPAYDGHVLREFQRNDMVVVLGETEDFYAIQPPADAKGYVFRTYILDNIVEGTRVNVRLKPDLDAPVIAQLNSGDHVEGVISPSNNKWLEIKIPSSTRYYIAKEYIEKIGDAGLMARQEKRKEDVYSLLSNTESISRLEMAKPFDQINLDGVKSNYQHIIHDYTDFPEAAAKAKELLASLQDAYIAKKLVFLESQAQRSSTVLEAKNKQLVEELHAHKTKLATLEQKIEKDKKETTVTNSTPALVQPVKKPTQLPVNMSIWLPAEERLFAEWVEQTGKNNPNMFYEEQMKNAFILKGIVDPYTRPVKNKPGDYMLINSSSKLPIAFLYSTQVNLQDFIGHEVSIRVAPRPNNNYAFPAYFVLSLE; translated from the coding sequence ATGATGAGGAAAGCTCCCCCCTCTTTATTAACTGTTTTATCTTTGCTACTCCCTCTATCTTCTTTGACAGCCGAAGGTAAAGCTGAAGCGCCTGCTATCCATTCTACATCACCTGCTGAAAAAGTAGCGCCAAAGGCTTCTTCATATGACGCCTTTACTGGTAAAATTACAAAAAACAAAGTTCGTCTTCGCCTACAACCGGCCTATGACGGACATGTCTTACGTGAATTCCAGCGTAACGACATGGTTGTCGTGCTGGGAGAAACAGAGGATTTTTACGCCATTCAACCTCCAGCAGATGCTAAAGGATATGTATTTAGAACTTATATTCTGGACAACATTGTGGAAGGCACACGTGTCAACGTAAGGCTAAAGCCTGATTTAGATGCACCAGTTATTGCTCAACTGAATTCTGGCGACCATGTAGAGGGTGTCATTAGCCCATCCAACAACAAGTGGCTCGAAATCAAAATTCCTTCTTCTACACGCTATTACATTGCCAAAGAATACATAGAAAAGATTGGCGATGCAGGCTTGATGGCACGCCAAGAAAAAAGAAAGGAAGATGTCTACAGCCTCTTATCAAATACAGAATCAATCAGCCGTCTTGAAATGGCAAAGCCTTTCGATCAAATTAATCTAGACGGTGTGAAATCGAATTACCAGCACATCATCCACGACTACACAGACTTCCCCGAAGCTGCAGCTAAAGCCAAAGAGTTGTTAGCATCTCTTCAGGACGCTTATATTGCCAAAAAACTCGTGTTTTTAGAGTCGCAAGCACAGCGTTCATCAACTGTCTTAGAAGCTAAAAACAAGCAGTTAGTTGAAGAGTTGCATGCTCATAAAACGAAGCTAGCTACTTTAGAGCAGAAGATCGAAAAAGACAAAAAAGAAACTACAGTCACAAACAGTACTCCAGCTCTTGTTCAACCAGTTAAGAAACCCACCCAGCTCCCTGTCAACATGTCTATTTGGTTGCCAGCGGAAGAAAGATTATTTGCAGAATGGGTCGAACAAACTGGCAAGAACAACCCAAACATGTTCTACGAAGAGCAAATGAAGAATGCCTTTATTTTAAAAGGAATTGTAGACCCTTATACCCGTCCAGTTAAAAACAAGCCTGGCGATTACATGTTGATCAATTCTTCTAGTAAATTGCCTATAGCGTTTCTCTACAGCACGCAAGTCAATTTACAAGACTTTATCGGACATGAAGTCTCTATACGCGTGGCTCCTCGGCCAAATAACAACTATGCCTTCCCGGCTTATTTTGTGTTATCACTCGAGTAG
- a CDS encoding DUF455 family protein, translating into MELREWAQSILAADTMEGKLDHPGLLTDFEPGSPLIWTEPVRPAGMSFNRHTREERLPSFQEHHDPDKRAICLHRFAGHELLAVEMMAFTLLAFPDAPKNFRRGVANTLREEQGHVRLYMNRMSQLGIQFGDLPLYKHFWKHTPHITSPIHYISLMSLTFEMANLDFAPMYGKSFLHFGDTESAALMATILTDEIAHVGFGWHWLRRLKDEGMTEWDTWESTLATTLLTPKRAKGFVLHEAPRTQAGIPEEWIQKLKSF; encoded by the coding sequence ATGGAATTGCGTGAGTGGGCTCAATCCATTTTAGCTGCTGACACAATGGAAGGTAAGCTGGATCATCCAGGTCTTTTAACAGACTTTGAGCCTGGCTCGCCTCTCATTTGGACCGAGCCTGTTCGTCCAGCAGGGATGTCTTTCAATCGACACACGCGCGAGGAAAGACTCCCCTCCTTTCAAGAGCATCATGATCCTGACAAACGGGCTATTTGCCTTCATCGCTTTGCAGGGCATGAGTTATTGGCTGTCGAAATGATGGCTTTCACTCTGCTTGCCTTTCCAGATGCACCCAAAAATTTCCGTCGCGGCGTAGCCAATACTTTGCGCGAAGAGCAAGGGCATGTCCGCCTGTATATGAATCGCATGAGCCAGCTGGGAATTCAATTCGGCGATTTGCCTCTCTACAAACATTTTTGGAAGCATACCCCTCACATCACTTCTCCAATCCACTACATTAGCTTGATGAGCCTGACGTTTGAAATGGCCAACCTGGACTTTGCTCCCATGTACGGCAAATCATTTCTTCATTTTGGCGATACAGAATCGGCCGCGTTGATGGCAACTATCCTTACAGACGAAATCGCGCACGTTGGTTTCGGCTGGCATTGGCTGCGCCGCTTAAAAGATGAGGGCATGACTGAATGGGATACTTGGGAAAGCACCCTTGCCACCACCCTTTTAACGCCCAAAAGGGCTAAAGGCTTTGTCCTCCATGAAGCCCCTCGCACCCAAGCCGGCATCCCAGAAGAATGGATCCAAAAGCTCAAAAGCTTTTAA
- a CDS encoding YifB family Mg chelatase-like AAA ATPase, translating into MSLSRIHCLSLYGLEAIPVEVEVDVLKADKLTLVIVGLPDTAPGDLKKEGALYDLPIAVGLLRSLGMLKDQDRHADYLIIGELGLSGQLRPIAGALAIALLAKEMGKKGVLLPASNAKEAAAVTGIQIFGIQSLKEAVQFLHNPDDFKPIPPFTRPEELTQTPQIDFKDIKGQSHVKRALEIAAAGAHNILLSGPPGCGKTMMAKALIGIMPALTWEEALEVTRIHSISGLLPEGQYLLSQRPFRSPHHTISYAGLIGGGTYPRPGEVSLAHQGILFLDELPEFPRSVLEVLRQPIEDRKVTISRASGKFTFPTTFMCVAAMNPCPCGYLGHPDKPCKDTPAQIERYHGKISGPLKDRLDMHIAVPPVRYQDLLEGSDSESSSTIRSRIVEARAIQSKRLGSGRTNALLTAAELKKHCQLTAQCTSILHTAIEGMGLSARACDRLLRIARTIADLASYPTVEEAHLLEAISFREVDGK; encoded by the coding sequence ATGTCACTCTCGCGCATTCATTGCCTATCCCTTTATGGCCTCGAAGCAATTCCTGTAGAGGTTGAAGTCGATGTTCTCAAAGCTGACAAATTGACACTAGTCATTGTTGGCTTGCCGGATACAGCTCCTGGCGATTTAAAAAAAGAAGGGGCTTTGTACGATCTTCCAATCGCCGTCGGCTTGTTGCGTTCGCTCGGCATGTTAAAAGACCAAGATCGGCATGCCGACTATTTGATTATAGGAGAGCTTGGCCTAAGCGGCCAGCTGCGCCCAATAGCTGGAGCCTTAGCAATAGCCCTCCTTGCTAAAGAGATGGGGAAAAAAGGCGTACTGCTTCCTGCCAGCAATGCCAAAGAAGCTGCCGCCGTCACAGGAATTCAAATTTTTGGCATTCAGAGCTTAAAAGAAGCCGTACAGTTTTTACACAATCCCGATGACTTTAAACCCATTCCCCCTTTCACTAGACCTGAAGAATTAACTCAAACTCCGCAGATTGATTTCAAAGACATCAAAGGGCAATCCCACGTCAAAAGGGCTCTGGAAATTGCCGCTGCAGGAGCGCACAACATCCTTCTATCTGGTCCTCCAGGCTGTGGTAAAACGATGATGGCAAAAGCATTGATAGGCATCATGCCGGCCCTAACATGGGAGGAGGCACTAGAAGTCACCCGCATTCATTCCATTTCTGGTCTACTCCCTGAAGGGCAGTATCTTCTCTCGCAGCGCCCTTTTCGCTCTCCACACCACACCATTAGTTATGCGGGATTAATTGGTGGAGGCACCTATCCAAGGCCTGGAGAGGTTTCGCTCGCTCATCAAGGGATTTTATTTTTGGATGAATTACCTGAATTTCCCCGTTCCGTCTTAGAGGTTTTAAGGCAGCCTATCGAAGATCGCAAAGTCACCATCAGCCGTGCAAGCGGCAAGTTTACCTTTCCCACGACATTCATGTGCGTAGCAGCCATGAATCCCTGCCCTTGCGGCTATTTAGGCCACCCTGACAAACCTTGCAAGGATACCCCGGCACAAATTGAACGCTATCATGGAAAAATCTCAGGCCCGCTAAAAGACAGATTGGACATGCACATTGCAGTGCCCCCGGTGCGCTATCAAGATCTTTTAGAGGGATCAGACAGCGAATCATCGAGTACTATCCGCTCCCGCATCGTAGAGGCAAGAGCGATCCAATCGAAACGGTTAGGGTCAGGAAGAACAAATGCATTGCTCACAGCCGCCGAACTTAAAAAGCATTGTCAATTGACTGCACAATGTACATCGATCTTACACACTGCCATTGAAGGGATGGGGCTTTCGGCACGCGCGTGCGACCGCTTGTTGCGTATCGCCCGTACCATAGCCGATCTAGCCTCCTATCCGACTGTCGAAGAAGCTCATCTCTTGGAAGCCATAAGTTTTAGAGAAGTCGATGGAAAGTAA